One window of Egibacteraceae bacterium genomic DNA carries:
- a CDS encoding PD-(D/E)XK nuclease family protein has protein sequence MLQYVLRVQPVEYPEELLEIDPMEKGSLIHDVLERWLDEQLAAGPPPPAQPWPPEARARMRELAEQACDAAEQRGVTGYALLWRRDRPRIVADLERFVDADDTRRRELGLVPLAAEWAFGIPGQPAPAVAIDLGDGRSVRVRGRIDRLDRCADGSLVVADYKTGSTYSYRGLGEDNPLGDGDKLQLAIYGLAVRDTQQAAGVRSEYWFTSTRGEFKRIGYPLTDAVVASLQRALTVAADGIAAGRFPMRPPEPGWSMFTECRFCDPDDLGTAERYRDWERVRLAAELRDYVAYMEPAVLTADADPDTPMATS, from the coding sequence CTGCTGCAGTACGTCCTGCGGGTGCAGCCGGTCGAGTACCCCGAGGAGCTGCTCGAGATCGACCCCATGGAGAAGGGGTCGCTGATCCACGACGTGCTCGAACGCTGGCTCGACGAGCAGCTCGCCGCCGGCCCGCCCCCGCCGGCCCAGCCGTGGCCGCCGGAGGCCCGCGCGCGCATGCGCGAGCTCGCCGAGCAGGCGTGCGACGCCGCGGAGCAGCGCGGCGTGACCGGCTACGCGCTGCTGTGGCGCCGCGACCGCCCGCGCATCGTTGCCGACCTCGAACGCTTCGTCGACGCCGACGACACCCGCCGCCGCGAGCTCGGCCTCGTGCCGCTGGCCGCCGAGTGGGCATTCGGCATCCCCGGCCAGCCCGCCCCCGCCGTGGCCATCGACCTCGGCGACGGCCGCTCGGTGCGGGTGCGGGGGCGCATCGACCGCCTCGACCGCTGCGCCGACGGGAGCCTGGTCGTGGCCGACTACAAGACTGGCAGCACCTACTCCTACCGAGGTCTCGGCGAGGACAACCCCCTCGGCGACGGCGACAAGCTCCAGCTGGCGATCTACGGCCTGGCGGTGCGCGACACGCAGCAGGCCGCGGGCGTGCGCAGCGAGTACTGGTTCACCTCCACGCGGGGCGAGTTCAAGCGCATCGGCTACCCGCTCACCGACGCGGTCGTGGCCAGCTTGCAGCGTGCGCTCACCGTCGCCGCCGACGGCATCGCCGCGGGCCGCTTCCCGATGCGCCCGCCCGAGCCCGGCTGGTCCATGTTCACCGAGTGCCGCTTCTGCGACCCCGACGACCTCGGCACCGCCGAGCGCTACCGCGACTGGGAGCGCGTCCGGCTCGCCGCCGAGCTGCGCGACTACGTCGCCTACATGGAACCGGCCGTGCTCACCGCCGACGCCGACCCCGACACCCCGATGGCAACGTCATGA